A stretch of Henckelia pumila isolate YLH828 chromosome 4, ASM3356847v2, whole genome shotgun sequence DNA encodes these proteins:
- the LOC140860163 gene encoding E3 ubiquitin-protein ligase DIS1-like — MASGASYYDDLRNKPEVIDPPQNKDTLDVGEHVKESGQTATKPDVTVSSSVRELLECPVCLNAMYPPIHQCSNGHTLCSGCKPRVHNRCPTCRHELGNIRCLALEKVAASLELPCKYQDYGCIGIYPYYSKLKHESQCTFRPYNCPYAGSECSVIGDIPFLVNHLKDDHKVDMHNGSTFNHRYVKSNPHEVENATWMLTVFSCFGQYFCLHFEAFQLGVAPVYIAFLRFMGDDNEAKNYSYSLEVGGNGRKAIWQGVPRSIRDSHRKVRDSFDGLIIQRNMALFFSGGDRKELKLRVTGRIWKEQ, encoded by the exons ATGGCAAGTGGAGCATCTTATTATGATGACTTGCGAAATAAACCTGAGGTCATTGATCCACCCCAAAACAAGGACACGTTGGATGTTGGAGAACATGTCAAGGAGAGTGGTCAAACTGCCACAAAACCTGATGTCACAGTCTCAAGTAGTGTCCGGGAGCTGCTGGAATGTCCAGTTTGCCTAAATGCTATGTACCCACCCATTCATCAG TGCTCCAATGGTCACACACTGTGTTCTGGTTGCAAACCAAGGGTTCACAACCGTTGCCCAACTTGCAGGCATGAACTTGGTAACATCAGATGTCTTGCATTGGAGAAGGTGGCTGCATCCCTCGAGCTTCCATGTAAATATCAAGATTACGGGTGTATAGGAATCTATCCTTACTACAGCAAGCTTAAACATGAATCCCAATGCACTTTTAGACCTTACAACTGTCCTTATGCCGGCTCAGAATGCTCAGTTATTGGTGACATTCCATTTCTTGTGAATCACTTGAAAGATGATCACAAAGTTGATATGCATAATGGCAGTACTTTTAACCATCGCTACGTCAAATCAAATCCGCATGAGGTTGAGAATGCAACTTGGATGCTAACG GTTTTCAGTTGTTTTGGGCAGTATTTCTGCCTGCATTTTGAAGCATTTCAGCTCGGAGTGGCACCCGTATATATAGCATTTTTGCGGTTCATGGGCGATGACAACGAGGCAAAAAACTATAGCTACAGTCTTGAGGTTGGAGGAAATGGGAGGAAAGCAATATGGCAAGGAGTGCCAAGAAGTATTCGGGACAGCCATAGGAAGGTACGCGATAGTTTTGATGGGCTGATCATTCAACGTAACATGGCACTATTTTTCTCCGGTGGAGACAGGAAAGAACTAAAGCTCAGAGTTACAGGTCGGATTTGGAAAGAGCAGTAA
- the LOC140863939 gene encoding uncharacterized protein: MPDVHSLVNEFVVKLKKRKVEGSKACAKLTAELLRSFISQQRLPQRNESGALIEAVKSVGEELIAANPVELAVGNVVRRVLHIIREENLSLTTAAVGGLSLSAESDDEDDVHDDYPALSATMVAAAARSALRPPSLQTLLEDVPNTIAVPYTPSSGGDSEGKSKSADKNSVTRKLKHNVIEAVNELIQEISTCHEQIAEQAVEHIHQNEVIMTLGSSRTVTEFLCAAKEKKRSFRVFVAEGAPRYQGHTLAKELATRGLPTTVITDSAVFAMISRVNMVIVGAHAVMANGGVIAPVGLNMVALAAQRHAIPFVVLAGIHKLCPLYPHKPEVLLNELKSPSELLDFGEFSDCLDFGSGTGSPLLHVVNPAFDYVPPNLVSLFITDIGGHNPSYMHQLISEYYSVYDLVVRGKSAS, from the exons ATGCCCGACGTTCATTCGCTCGTGAATGAATTCGTCGTCAAGCTCAAGAAACG CAAAGTTGAAGGTTCCAAGGCATGTGCAAAATTAACCGCGGAATTGCTCCGTTCATTCATATCACAGCAGAGACTGCCGCAACGTAACGAGTCTGGGGCTCTCATTGAGGCCGTGAAATCGGTCGGTGAGGAACTTATTGCCGCCAATCCCGTAG AGCTAGCTGTTGGCAATGTTGTACGACGTGTTCTACATATTATACGTGAGGAAAATCTTTCTCTAACTACTGCTGCTGTTGGCGGGTTAAGTTTGTCAGCTgaaagtgatgatgaagatgatgtGCATGATGACTATCCAGCTCTTTCAGCTACCATGGTAGCTGCCGCGGCAAGAAGCGCTCTAAGGCCACCTTCACTGCAGACTCTGCTCGAGGATGTGCCCAACACAATTGCTGTGCCTTATACACCTTCTTCCGGCGGTGATTCTGAAGGAAAAAGCAAAT CTGCTGATAAAAATTCAGTGACTCGGAAGCTCAAGCATAATGTCATCGAGGCAGTTAATGAACTCATTCAAGAAATTTCCACTTGTCACGAACAGATTGCTGAACAAGCAGTGGAACATATACATCAGAA TGAGGTGATCATGACTCTAGGAAGTTCAAGGACAGTAACAGAGTTCCTATGTGCTGCAAAAGAGAAAAAGAGGTCATTCCGTGTTTTTGTCGCAGAGGGTGCGCCGAG ATATCAGGGACATACTCTTGCAAAAGAACTAGCTACAAGAGGGCTACCAACTACAGTTATTACTGATTCTGCTGTTTTTGCTATGATTTCTCGAGTCAACATG GTTATAGTTGGAGCGCATGCTGTCATGGCCAATGGCGGGGTTATAGCTCCTGTGGGGTTGAATATGGTGGCCCTAGCTGCTCAAAGGCACGCTATCCCTTTTGTTGTGCTTGCTGGGATTCACAAG CTGTGCCCTCTATACCCTCACAAACCAGAGGTCCTACTGAATGAGCTAAAGTCTCCATCTGAGCTTCTGGACTTTGGAGAATTTTCAGATTGTTTGGATTTTGGGAGTGGCACTGGTTCACCTCTTCTTCACGTTGTCAATCCTGCATTTGATTATGTGCCGCCAAATCTTGTTAGCTTATTTATAACAGATAT TGGTGGGCACAACCCTTCGTATATGCACCAGCTCATATCTGAATATTACTCTGTTTATGATTTAGTTGTGCGGGGGAAATCAGCTTCCTGA